In Pseudomonas flavescens, the sequence TCGAGGTGCAGGCGGTGATGCCCAGGAGCAGAAGGGCGAGCAGAGCAATGCGGTTGAAACGAGACATCATCCATGTTCCTTGTCAGTGAAGAAGTTACGGTCTTTCAGTGCCAGCGGCGGAAGATCAGCGACGTATTGACACCGCCAAAGGCGAAATTGTTGTTCATCACGTACTCATTGTGCATCTCGCGGAATTCGCCGCGCAGATAATCCAGCTCGCCACACGCCGGATCGATCTGGTCCAGGTTGAGCGTATGCACATAGCTGTCGCTGTTGAGCATTTCGATGCTGAACCAGGATTCCAGAGCGCCGCAGGCGCCCAGGGTGTGGCCGAGGTAACTCTTCTGCGAGCTGATCGGCATGCGTGCGCCGAACAATTCGCTGGTGGCCTGGGTTTCCGCCACGTCGCCTTGCTCGGTGGCGGTGCCATGGCCGTTGATGTAGCCAATGGCATCCGGCGCCAGCGCGGCGTCTTCCAGGGCCAGTTCCATGGCGCGGCGCATGGTGGCCTGCACGGGTTTGGTGGCGTGCTGGCCATCGGCGTTGCAGCCGAAGCCGACGATCTCGGCGTGGATGGTGGCACCGCGTGCCAGCGCATGCTCGAGCTCTTCGAGCACCAGCATGCCGGCGCCTTCTCCGATCACCAGGCCGTCGCGGCCGCTGTCATAGGGGCGCGGGCTGGTGTGTGGGGCATCGTTCTTCAGGCTGGTGGCGTACAGCGCATCGAAAACCATGGCTTCGGTCGGGCACAGCTCCTCGGCACCGCCAGCGAGCATCAGTGGCAGGCGGCCGAACTTGATTGCCTCGTAGGCATAGCCGATGCCCTGGCTGCCGCTGGTGCAGGCGCTGGAGGTCGGAATCAGCCGGCCAGTGAGGCCGAAGAAGATGCTGATATTGGCCGCCGTGGTGTGCGGCATCATGCGGATGTAGGAGTTGGCGTTGAGGCCGTCGGCCACCGAGTTGATCAGCATGTTACCGAAGGCCCTGACCTCATCGGTGCTGCCGGTGGACGAGCCGCAGGCCACGCCCATACGGCCGTCCTTGATACGCGCATCGCCAAGCAGCCCGGCGTGTTCCAGCGCGCGCTCGGCGGCATGGACGGACAGCTTCGACACGCGGCCCATGCTGCGCAGTTGTTTGCGGGTCCAGTGGCCGGGTACGACGAAATCGTCCACCGGGCCGCCCAGGCGGGTGTTCATCTCGATGAAACGGTCCCACTCGTGCATGACACGAATGCCATTGCGATTGGCGCGGAAGTTCGCCGAGATGCTGTCCCAGCTATCGCCCAGGGAGGTAATGCCGGCCATGCCGGTAACGACTACGCGCTTCATCGTGCCACTTCGCTCTTGATCAACACAGACCGCCATTCACGGCGATTACCTGGCGGGTGATGTAAGCCGCCTCTTCGGACATCAGAAAATTCACCGTGCCGGCCACTTCTTCCGGAGTGCCCATGCGTGCCGCCGGGATCATCTTGAGAATTTCCTCGAGCGGTACGTGCTCGTCGAGAATCTCGGTGTCGATCAGCCCTGGCGCCACGCAGTTGACGGTGATCTTGCGTTTGCCCAACTCGATAGCCAGGGCCTTGGCTGCCCCGATGATACCGGCTTTGGACGCACTGTAATTGACCTGGCCGCGATTGCCGATCAGCCCGGAAACCGAGGTGATGCAGACGATACGCCCAGCTTTGCGGCGGCGCACCATGGGCATCGTCAACGGATGCAGGACATTGTAGAAACCGTCCAGATTTGTGCGCAGCACCACATCCCAGTCCTCTTCGCTGAGCGCCGGGAAGGCGCCGTCGCGGGTCAGGCCGGCATTGCACACGACGCCGTAATAGGCGCCGTGGGCTTCCACGTCTGCCTCCAGGGCGTTGCGGCAGGCCAGGCGGTCGGCCACGTCGAACTGCAGGATGCGGGCGCTCTGGCCGAGGGCTTCGATCTGCGCCTGCACCGCTTC encodes:
- the fabG gene encoding 3-oxoacyl-ACP reductase FabG, translated to MSETILVTGSSRGIGRAIALRLARAGYDLVLHCRSRRDEAEAVQAQIEALGQSARILQFDVADRLACRNALEADVEAHGAYYGVVCNAGLTRDGAFPALSEEDWDVVLRTNLDGFYNVLHPLTMPMVRRRKAGRIVCITSVSGLIGNRGQVNYSASKAGIIGAAKALAIELGKRKITVNCVAPGLIDTEILDEHVPLEEILKMIPAARMGTPEEVAGTVNFLMSEEAAYITRQVIAVNGGLC
- a CDS encoding beta-ketoacyl-ACP synthase; translated protein: MKRVVVTGMAGITSLGDSWDSISANFRANRNGIRVMHEWDRFIEMNTRLGGPVDDFVVPGHWTRKQLRSMGRVSKLSVHAAERALEHAGLLGDARIKDGRMGVACGSSTGSTDEVRAFGNMLINSVADGLNANSYIRMMPHTTAANISIFFGLTGRLIPTSSACTSGSQGIGYAYEAIKFGRLPLMLAGGAEELCPTEAMVFDALYATSLKNDAPHTSPRPYDSGRDGLVIGEGAGMLVLEELEHALARGATIHAEIVGFGCNADGQHATKPVQATMRRAMELALEDAALAPDAIGYINGHGTATEQGDVAETQATSELFGARMPISSQKSYLGHTLGACGALESWFSIEMLNSDSYVHTLNLDQIDPACGELDYLRGEFREMHNEYVMNNNFAFGGVNTSLIFRRWH